One genomic region from Hoeflea algicola encodes:
- the urtE gene encoding urea ABC transporter ATP-binding subunit UrtE: protein MLQIENAGLHYGAAEALRGVSLEIASDRITCILGRNGVGKTSLLRSLIGHHPLSFGDIRFDGETFTARKVYDRARAGIGFVPQGREIFPLLTVKENLQTGFSALPRGKRTIPDEVFELFPVLKEMLGRRGGDLSGGQQQQLAIGRALVIRPKLLVLDEPTEGIQPSVIKDIGRALTVLRNKGIAILLVEQYLDFCREIGDHIYIMDRGKVVHSGAPETLDDPEIRKHLTV, encoded by the coding sequence ATGTTGCAGATCGAAAATGCCGGACTTCATTATGGCGCCGCCGAAGCGCTGAGGGGTGTCAGCCTGGAGATTGCCAGCGACAGGATCACCTGCATTCTGGGACGCAACGGGGTCGGCAAGACCAGCCTGCTGAGATCGCTGATCGGGCACCATCCGCTGAGCTTCGGTGACATAAGGTTTGATGGCGAGACCTTCACCGCCAGGAAAGTCTACGACCGCGCCCGCGCCGGGATCGGCTTCGTGCCGCAGGGCCGCGAGATCTTTCCACTCTTGACGGTCAAGGAGAACCTGCAGACCGGGTTTTCAGCGCTGCCGCGCGGCAAGAGAACCATACCCGACGAGGTTTTCGAGCTGTTTCCGGTGCTCAAGGAAATGCTCGGGCGGCGTGGTGGTGACCTTTCCGGCGGCCAGCAGCAGCAACTGGCCATCGGCCGGGCGCTGGTGATCCGTCCCAAGCTTTTGGTGCTTGACGAACCCACCGAGGGCATTCAGCCCTCGGTGATCAAGGATATCGGCCGGGCGCTCACGGTGCTGCGCAACAAGGGCATCGCCATTTTGCTGGTCGAGCAATATCTCGATTTCTGCCGCGAGATCGGCGATCACATCTACATCATGGATCGCGGCAAGGTGGTCCATTCAGGGGCCCCCGAGACCCTTGATGACCCGGAAATCCGCAAGCATCTGACCGTATGA
- the urtD gene encoding urea ABC transporter ATP-binding protein UrtD, with product MSARLTSSMLYLDNVSVSFDGFRAINELSLAVGPGEMRAIIGPNGAGKTTMMDIITGKTRPDEGTVFFDGKIDLTKHDESSIATMGIGRKFQKPTVFENHSVETNLLLAMSGGLRIKGLLFGSRKTDESDRIDNILVTIRLEARRHDLAENLSHGQKQWLEIGMLLAQDPKLLLVDEPVAGMTDAETAETARLLREIAQTHTVIVVEHDMDFIRDLGVKVTCLHEGSVLAEGSLDHVSADQRVVDVYLGR from the coding sequence ATGAGCGCGCGGCTGACGTCCTCGATGCTTTATCTCGACAATGTCTCGGTCAGTTTTGACGGATTCCGGGCGATCAACGAATTGTCGCTGGCCGTCGGCCCCGGCGAAATGCGGGCGATCATCGGTCCCAATGGCGCAGGCAAGACCACCATGATGGACATCATCACCGGCAAGACCCGTCCCGATGAAGGCACCGTCTTTTTCGACGGCAAGATCGATCTGACCAAGCATGATGAATCGTCGATCGCCACCATGGGCATCGGCCGCAAATTCCAGAAACCGACGGTGTTCGAGAACCACTCGGTGGAAACCAACCTGCTTTTGGCCATGTCCGGCGGGCTCAGGATCAAGGGTCTGCTGTTTGGCTCCCGGAAGACTGACGAAAGCGATCGCATCGACAACATTCTCGTGACCATCCGGCTGGAAGCCCGCCGGCACGATCTGGCCGAAAACCTGTCGCACGGACAGAAGCAATGGCTGGAAATAGGCATGCTGCTGGCCCAGGATCCCAAACTGCTGCTGGTCGACGAGCCGGTTGCCGGCATGACCGATGCGGAAACAGCCGAAACCGCGCGGCTGTTGCGGGAAATCGCCCAAACCCACACGGTGATCGTCGTCGAGCACGACATGGATTTCATTCGCGACCTCGGCGTCAAGGTTACCTGCCTGCACGAGGGCTCGGTGCTGGCCGAAGGCTCGCTCGATCACGTCAGCGCCGACCAGCGCGTCGTCGATGTCTATCTGGGGAGGTGA
- the urtC gene encoding urea ABC transporter permease subunit UrtC, with product MSTQIHPALIGRGTWIAVTLIALAAVLIVLANLATAPGSPLHVPNHIVALLGKFLCYAMLAVSLNLVWGYCGILSLGHGAFFALGGYAMGMYLMRQIGTRGVYGHPVLPDFMVFLDYQQLPWFWTGFDQFWFAALMVMAVPGLLAFIFGWFAFRSRVSGVYLSIITQAMTYALLLAFFRNDMGFGGNNGLTDFKDILGFDIQARETRAALFGLSALFLCLFLMLVAAISASRFGKVLVAIRDAESRTRFLGFRPENIKLFVWTLSAMMAGIAGALYVPQVGIINPGEFAPANSIEIVIWTAVGGRGTIVGPAIGAFLVNGGKSWFTGLLPEYWLFVLGALFVLTTLFLPKGLVGTLSQWARQRQQSRPSQGAAPLPAPQPQAAE from the coding sequence ATGAGCACGCAGATACACCCCGCCCTGATCGGCCGCGGTACATGGATCGCGGTGACCCTGATCGCCCTTGCCGCCGTACTGATCGTGCTTGCCAACCTTGCGACCGCGCCGGGCTCGCCGCTGCACGTGCCAAATCATATCGTCGCGCTCCTGGGCAAATTCCTGTGTTACGCGATGCTTGCGGTCTCGCTCAATCTGGTCTGGGGCTATTGCGGCATCCTCTCGCTCGGTCATGGCGCGTTTTTCGCACTCGGCGGCTACGCCATGGGCATGTATCTGATGCGCCAGATCGGCACCCGTGGCGTCTATGGTCACCCGGTGCTGCCCGATTTCATGGTGTTTCTGGACTACCAGCAACTGCCCTGGTTCTGGACCGGCTTCGACCAGTTCTGGTTTGCCGCGCTGATGGTGATGGCTGTGCCCGGCCTGCTCGCCTTCATCTTCGGCTGGTTTGCCTTCCGGTCACGGGTTTCCGGGGTCTATCTGTCTATCATCACCCAGGCCATGACCTATGCGCTGCTGCTGGCGTTTTTCCGCAACGACATGGGGTTTGGTGGCAATAACGGGCTGACCGACTTCAAGGACATTCTGGGCTTCGACATCCAGGCGCGCGAGACCCGTGCTGCTTTGTTTGGCCTCAGCGCGCTGTTCCTGTGCCTGTTCCTGATGCTGGTGGCAGCGATCTCGGCATCGCGTTTTGGCAAGGTGCTGGTGGCGATCCGTGATGCGGAAAGCCGGACCAGGTTTTTGGGGTTTCGGCCGGAAAACATCAAGCTGTTCGTCTGGACGCTGTCGGCGATGATGGCCGGCATCGCCGGTGCGCTTTACGTGCCGCAGGTCGGCATCATCAACCCGGGCGAGTTCGCTCCGGCCAACTCGATCGAGATCGTCATCTGGACCGCGGTCGGCGGGCGCGGCACCATCGTCGGCCCGGCCATCGGCGCGTTCCTGGTCAATGGCGGCAAGAGCTGGTTCACCGGCTTGCTGCCGGAATACTGGTTGTTCGTGCTCGGCGCGCTGTTCGTGCTGACCACCTTGTTCCTGCCCAAGGGGCTGGTCGGTACGCTGTCTCAATGGGCGCGGCAGCGGCAGCAAAGCAGACCAAGCCAGGGCGCTGCCCCCTTGCCCGCCCCCCAACCCCAAGCAGCGGAGTAG
- the urtB gene encoding urea ABC transporter permease subunit UrtB produces the protein MLRTLFLITTMLLTLVTKAGAQAPSLEHIIADFARAKKFSQVEAVIERLAATGDPRAALALRSLSDGTLMARATDGRVLVVEGEAPNLVLRDAVSGEALTDGPVEASGLKKIKIKNSLRRKIAAALSGLTLKAKSADVRLTAARTIFEQSDASALEALDEALQTETDANVRSAFIEARASALLATDAPLAEKSQAIDIIAARGDRAALALLSAYANAADGELKTKLDAGIAKVEESLAAWSAAQNIWYGISLGSVLLLAAIGLAITFGVMGVINMAHGEMVMLGAYTTFAVQEVFRTTAPGLFDYSLLVAVPLAFLVSGTIGVIMERGLIRFLYGRPLETLLATWGVSLILQQSVRTLFGPTNREVGNPSWMSGAFEIGQMSITWNRLWIVVFAAVVFAALYLIINRSALGLEMRAVTQNRRMAGAMGIKTSWVDAMTFGLGSGIAGIAGVALSQIDNVSPNLGQSYIIDSFLVVVFGGVGNLWGTLVGAMTLGIANKFLEPYTGAVLGKILVLVLIILFIQKRPRGLFALKGRAVET, from the coding sequence ATGCTGCGCACCCTTTTTCTGATCACCACCATGTTGCTGACGCTTGTGACCAAGGCCGGCGCGCAAGCCCCCTCGCTTGAGCACATCATCGCCGATTTTGCCAGGGCCAAGAAATTCAGCCAGGTCGAAGCCGTCATCGAGCGCCTTGCAGCGACCGGCGATCCGCGCGCCGCTCTGGCATTGCGCAGCCTTTCAGATGGCACCTTGATGGCGCGCGCCACCGATGGCCGGGTACTGGTGGTCGAGGGCGAGGCGCCGAACCTTGTGCTGCGCGATGCCGTAAGCGGCGAAGCGCTCACGGACGGCCCCGTGGAGGCGTCCGGTTTGAAGAAAATCAAGATCAAGAATTCGCTCCGGCGCAAGATTGCCGCGGCACTTTCGGGGCTGACACTAAAGGCCAAATCCGCCGACGTTCGTCTGACTGCCGCCCGGACGATCTTCGAGCAATCGGATGCCTCCGCGCTTGAAGCGCTCGATGAAGCGCTGCAAACCGAAACCGATGCCAATGTGCGCTCAGCCTTCATTGAAGCACGCGCCTCGGCATTGCTCGCCACCGATGCGCCGCTTGCTGAAAAATCCCAAGCCATCGACATCATTGCAGCCCGGGGTGACCGCGCGGCACTGGCGCTGCTGTCGGCCTATGCCAATGCTGCCGATGGCGAATTGAAGACAAAACTCGATGCCGGCATTGCCAAGGTCGAGGAAAGCCTCGCCGCCTGGTCGGCAGCGCAAAACATCTGGTACGGGATTTCGCTCGGATCGGTGCTGCTCCTGGCCGCCATCGGTCTTGCCATCACCTTCGGCGTCATGGGGGTGATCAACATGGCCCATGGCGAGATGGTGATGCTGGGCGCTTACACCACCTTCGCGGTGCAGGAAGTGTTCCGCACCACCGCGCCGGGGCTGTTTGACTATTCGCTGCTGGTTGCCGTTCCGCTGGCCTTTCTTGTCAGCGGCACCATCGGCGTGATCATGGAACGCGGGCTGATCCGGTTTCTCTACGGCCGGCCGCTGGAGACATTGCTCGCCACCTGGGGCGTGTCGCTGATCCTGCAGCAGAGCGTGCGCACCCTGTTCGGGCCCACCAACCGCGAAGTCGGCAATCCCTCGTGGATGTCCGGTGCCTTCGAGATCGGCCAGATGTCGATCACCTGGAACCGGTTGTGGATCGTGGTGTTCGCGGCGGTGGTGTTTGCTGCGCTCTATCTGATCATCAACCGCTCGGCACTGGGGCTGGAAATGCGGGCCGTGACCCAGAACCGGCGAATGGCTGGCGCGATGGGGATCAAGACTTCGTGGGTCGACGCCATGACCTTCGGGCTCGGCTCCGGCATTGCCGGTATTGCTGGCGTGGCGCTGTCGCAGATCGATAACGTCTCGCCCAACCTGGGCCAGAGCTACATCATCGATTCCTTCCTGGTCGTGGTCTTTGGCGGCGTCGGCAATCTTTGGGGGACCCTGGTCGGCGCCATGACGCTCGGCATCGCCAACAAGTTTCTCGAACCCTATACCGGCGCCGTGCTCGGCAAGATCCTGGTTCTCGTCCTCATCATCCTGTTCATCCAGAAACGACCGCGCGGATTGTTCGCGCTCAAGGGAAGGGCGGTGGAGACATGA
- the urtA gene encoding urea ABC transporter substrate-binding protein, translating into MTKFTRRAMLLASAATLATAISLPAAFAADETIKVGILHSLSGTMAISESTLKDAMLMLIEEQNAKGGLLGKQLEAVVVDPASDWPLFAEKARELISADKVSAVFGCWTSVSRKSVLPVFKELNNVLFYPVQYEGEESERNVFYTGAAPNQQAIPAVDYLMEEEEVERWVLAGTDYVYPRTTNKILEAYLKSKGVAEEDIMINYTPFGHSDWQTIASDIKSFGSAGKKTAVVSTVNGDANVPFYKELGNQGVKASDIPVVAFSVGEEELAGFDTAPLVGHLAAWNYFQSVDTPENAAFIEKWKAFTSAERVTNDPMEAHYIGFNMWIKAVEKAGSTDPDAVIDAIVGVEVPNLTGGMSKMLANHHITKPVLIGEIQADGQFEVVSRTDDLVPGDAWSDYLPESAVLKADWVDLKCGNYNTETETCVGTVSN; encoded by the coding sequence ATGACGAAATTTACTCGCCGGGCCATGCTGCTCGCTTCGGCCGCAACTTTGGCAACTGCAATCAGCCTGCCCGCCGCATTCGCGGCCGATGAGACGATCAAGGTCGGCATCCTGCATTCGCTGTCTGGCACGATGGCGATTTCAGAATCGACCCTCAAGGACGCCATGCTGATGCTGATCGAGGAGCAGAACGCCAAGGGCGGTCTGCTCGGCAAGCAACTGGAAGCCGTCGTCGTCGACCCGGCCTCCGACTGGCCGCTGTTTGCGGAAAAAGCCCGCGAGCTGATCTCGGCCGACAAGGTATCGGCCGTGTTCGGTTGCTGGACCTCGGTGTCGCGCAAATCGGTGCTGCCGGTATTCAAGGAACTCAACAACGTCCTGTTCTACCCGGTTCAGTATGAGGGCGAGGAGAGCGAGCGCAACGTGTTCTACACCGGCGCCGCACCGAACCAGCAGGCCATTCCCGCCGTCGATTACCTGATGGAAGAAGAAGAGGTCGAGCGCTGGGTGCTGGCGGGAACCGACTATGTGTATCCGCGCACGACCAACAAGATCCTCGAAGCCTACCTCAAATCCAAGGGCGTGGCTGAAGAGGACATCATGATCAACTACACGCCGTTCGGCCATTCCGACTGGCAGACGATCGCCTCCGACATCAAGAGCTTCGGCTCGGCCGGCAAGAAGACCGCCGTTGTTTCCACCGTCAATGGCGACGCCAATGTGCCGTTCTACAAGGAACTCGGCAATCAGGGCGTAAAGGCCTCCGACATTCCGGTCGTCGCATTCTCGGTCGGCGAGGAAGAACTGGCCGGCTTCGATACCGCACCGCTGGTCGGCCACCTGGCCGCCTGGAACTATTTCCAGTCGGTCGATACGCCGGAAAATGCGGCGTTCATCGAAAAGTGGAAAGCCTTCACCAGCGCAGAGCGCGTTACCAATGACCCGATGGAAGCCCATTACATCGGCTTCAACATGTGGATCAAGGCGGTCGAGAAGGCCGGCTCCACCGATCCTGATGCGGTCATTGACGCCATCGTCGGCGTCGAGGTTCCCAACCTGACCGGCGGCATGTCGAAGATGCTGGCCAACCACCACATCACCAAGCCGGTGCTGATCGGTGAAATCCAGGCCGACGGCCAGTTCGAGGTGGTCTCGCGGACCGACGATCTGGTGCCGGGCGACGCATGGTCCGACTACCTGCCGGAATCGGCCGTGCTGAAGGCCGACTGGGTCGACCTGAAATGCGGAAACTACAACACCGAAACCGAGACCTGCGTCGGCACGGTCAGCAACTAA